From one Trifolium pratense cultivar HEN17-A07 linkage group LG1, ARS_RC_1.1, whole genome shotgun sequence genomic stretch:
- the LOC123921535 gene encoding QWRF motif-containing protein 2 isoform X1 — protein MVAAISQNPLTTSSSRTSDKDIINNNNGVLPRKKGRQISSRYMSPSPSTSTTTTTSSSTTTTTTTTTTSSSSSSRRFASPLLSRSTNSSSTPLVAPKRSQSVDRRRPRPTTPVPEATKLLVTSTRSLSVSFQGEAFSLPISKSKAKAVTPERRRVTPVAGKGDQGENSRPSDQHRWPARSRQPNHLSRSVDCSSGGVGGGGGDGEKKKVVGKVVRALQQSMVMESGRRRASFDGLGGLSLDLGKTTQLSNESSLNYDVNASDTDSVSSGSNSGVHDSSLGTLKVPRENRGIVVSSKFWQETNSRLRRLQDPGSPLSTSPASRSSVPPKNSQLKRYNSDGPVLSPRTTASPIRGNARPASPSKLWASAASSPSRGFTSPSKVRSAVASSINSNSGNSPSILSFSADVRRGKIGEDRIFDAHTLRLLYNRYVQWRFVNARADATFMVQKLNAERHLWNAWVTISELRHSVILKRIKLLLLRQKLKLTSILKGQISYLEEWSLLDRDHSSSLLGATEALKASTLRLPVVKATADVPNLKDALGSAVDVMQAMASSIYSLSSKQVEETNCLVAEILKVTSKERYLLQQCKDFLSSLAAMQVKDCSLRTHMLQLSRVPAAS, from the exons ATGGTGGCTGCCATTTCACAAAACCCATTAACAACCTCTTCTTCAAGAACTTCCGACAAagacatcatcaacaacaacaatggtGTCTTACCCAGAAAAAAAGGTAGACAAATTTCTTCAAGGTATATGTCACCTTCaccttcaacttcaacaacaacaacaacatcatcgtcaacaacaacaacaactacaacaacaacaacatcttcatcttcttcttctagaAGATTTGCTTCACCCCTTTTGTCTCGTTCGACGAATTCATCATCAACACCACTTGTTGCTCCTAAACGTTCTCAGTCGGTGGACCGTAGGAGACCTCGACCAACAACCCCAGTTCCTGAAGCAACAAAGCTTCTAGTAACTTCTACTAGGAGTTTGTCTGTTTCTTTTCAAGGTGAGGCTTTTTCACTTCCTATTAGTAAGAGTAAAGCTAAAGCTGTTACGCCGGAGCGACGGAGGGTTACTCCAGTCGCCGGTAAAGGAGATCAGGGTGAAAACTCGAGACCCTCAGATCAACATCGGTGGCCGGCTCGGTCGAGACAGCCGAATCATTTGTCGAGGAGTGTTGATTGTAGTAGtggtggtgttggtggtggtggtggtgatggggAGAAGAAGAAGGTTGTTGGAAAAGTTGTGCGTGCATTGCAACAATCAATGGTTATGGAGAGTGGTAGAAGAAGAGCTTCTTTTGATGGATTAGGTGGTTTGAGTTTGGATTTAGGGAAAACTACTCAATTGAGTAATGAATCTTCTTTGAATTATGATGTTAATGCTTCTGATACTGATAGTGTTTCATCTGGTAGTAATTCAGGAGTACATGATTCTTCTCTTGGGACTCTTAAGGTTCCGAGGGAAAATCGTGGCATTGTTGTTTCTTCAAAGTTTTGGCAGGAAACTAATAGCCGGTTGCGTCGGTTACAGGATCCTGGTTCACCTTTGTCAACTAGTCCTGCTTCAAGAAGTAGTGTTCCACCTAAGAATTCTCAATTGAAAAGGTATAATAGTGATGGTCCTGTGTTATCACCTCGAACAACGGCTTCTCCTATAAGGGGAAATGCACGGCCTGCTTCTCCGAGTAAACTTTGGGCATCTGCTGCATCGTCGCCATCAAGGGGGTTTACTAGTCCTTCTAAGGTGAGAAGTGCGGTTGCTAGCTCTATCAATAGTAATTCTGGTAATTCGCCTTCGATTCTTAGCTTCTCGGCTGATGTGAGGAGAGGGAAGATAGGGGAAGATCGGATATTTGATGCGCATACTTTGAGGCTTCTTTATAATCGGTATGTGCAGTGGCGGTTTGTCAATGCTAGGGCTGATGCTACATTCATGGTGCAGAAATTGAATGCAGAG AGACATTTGTGGAATGCATGGGTAACAATCTCAGAGCTTCGGCATTCCGTCATACTTAAAAGAATCAAACTGTTATTGCTGAGGCAAAAGTTGAAGCTCACTTCTATTCTAAAGGGACAG ATTTCGTATTTGGAAGAATGGTCCCTTCTAGATAGAGATCACTCCAGTTCTTTACTTGGAGCAACTGAAGCTTTGAAGGCCAGTACCCTCCGTCTTCCAGTTGTTAAAGCAACA gccGATGTACCAAATCTGAAGGATGCTTTGGGATCCGCAGTTGATGTGATGCAAGCAATGGCATCGTCAATATATTCTCTTTCGTCAAAG
- the LOC123921535 gene encoding QWRF motif-containing protein 2 isoform X2 produces MVAAISQNPLTTSSSRTSDKDIINNNNGVLPRKKGRQISSRYMSPSPSTSTTTTTSSSTTTTTTTTTTSSSSSSRRFASPLLSRSTNSSSTPLVAPKRSQSVDRRRPRPTTPVPEATKLLVTSTRSLSVSFQGEAFSLPISKSKAKAVTPERRRVTPVAGKGDQGENSRPSDQHRWPARSRQPNHLSRSVDCSSGGVGGGGGDGEKKKVVGKVVRALQQSMVMESGRRRASFDGLGGLSLDLGKTTQLSNESSLNYDVNASDTDSVSSGSNSGVHDSSLGTLKVPRENRGIVVSSKFWQETNSRLRRLQDPGSPLSTSPASRSSVPPKNSQLKRYNSDGPVLSPRTTASPIRGNARPASPSKLWASAASSPSRGFTSPSKVRSAVASSINSNSGNSPSILSFSADVRRGKIGEDRIFDAHTLRLLYNRYVQWRFVNARADATFMVQKLNAERHLWNAWVTISELRHSVILKRIKLLLLRQKLKLTSILKGQISYLEEWSLLDRDHSSSLLGATEALKASTLRLPVVKATADVPNLKDALGSAVDVMQAMASSIYSLSSKVEETNCLVAEILKVTSKERYLLQQCKDFLSSLAAMQVKDCSLRTHMLQLSRVPAAS; encoded by the exons ATGGTGGCTGCCATTTCACAAAACCCATTAACAACCTCTTCTTCAAGAACTTCCGACAAagacatcatcaacaacaacaatggtGTCTTACCCAGAAAAAAAGGTAGACAAATTTCTTCAAGGTATATGTCACCTTCaccttcaacttcaacaacaacaacaacatcatcgtcaacaacaacaacaactacaacaacaacaacatcttcatcttcttcttctagaAGATTTGCTTCACCCCTTTTGTCTCGTTCGACGAATTCATCATCAACACCACTTGTTGCTCCTAAACGTTCTCAGTCGGTGGACCGTAGGAGACCTCGACCAACAACCCCAGTTCCTGAAGCAACAAAGCTTCTAGTAACTTCTACTAGGAGTTTGTCTGTTTCTTTTCAAGGTGAGGCTTTTTCACTTCCTATTAGTAAGAGTAAAGCTAAAGCTGTTACGCCGGAGCGACGGAGGGTTACTCCAGTCGCCGGTAAAGGAGATCAGGGTGAAAACTCGAGACCCTCAGATCAACATCGGTGGCCGGCTCGGTCGAGACAGCCGAATCATTTGTCGAGGAGTGTTGATTGTAGTAGtggtggtgttggtggtggtggtggtgatggggAGAAGAAGAAGGTTGTTGGAAAAGTTGTGCGTGCATTGCAACAATCAATGGTTATGGAGAGTGGTAGAAGAAGAGCTTCTTTTGATGGATTAGGTGGTTTGAGTTTGGATTTAGGGAAAACTACTCAATTGAGTAATGAATCTTCTTTGAATTATGATGTTAATGCTTCTGATACTGATAGTGTTTCATCTGGTAGTAATTCAGGAGTACATGATTCTTCTCTTGGGACTCTTAAGGTTCCGAGGGAAAATCGTGGCATTGTTGTTTCTTCAAAGTTTTGGCAGGAAACTAATAGCCGGTTGCGTCGGTTACAGGATCCTGGTTCACCTTTGTCAACTAGTCCTGCTTCAAGAAGTAGTGTTCCACCTAAGAATTCTCAATTGAAAAGGTATAATAGTGATGGTCCTGTGTTATCACCTCGAACAACGGCTTCTCCTATAAGGGGAAATGCACGGCCTGCTTCTCCGAGTAAACTTTGGGCATCTGCTGCATCGTCGCCATCAAGGGGGTTTACTAGTCCTTCTAAGGTGAGAAGTGCGGTTGCTAGCTCTATCAATAGTAATTCTGGTAATTCGCCTTCGATTCTTAGCTTCTCGGCTGATGTGAGGAGAGGGAAGATAGGGGAAGATCGGATATTTGATGCGCATACTTTGAGGCTTCTTTATAATCGGTATGTGCAGTGGCGGTTTGTCAATGCTAGGGCTGATGCTACATTCATGGTGCAGAAATTGAATGCAGAG AGACATTTGTGGAATGCATGGGTAACAATCTCAGAGCTTCGGCATTCCGTCATACTTAAAAGAATCAAACTGTTATTGCTGAGGCAAAAGTTGAAGCTCACTTCTATTCTAAAGGGACAG ATTTCGTATTTGGAAGAATGGTCCCTTCTAGATAGAGATCACTCCAGTTCTTTACTTGGAGCAACTGAAGCTTTGAAGGCCAGTACCCTCCGTCTTCCAGTTGTTAAAGCAACA gccGATGTACCAAATCTGAAGGATGCTTTGGGATCCGCAGTTGATGTGATGCAAGCAATGGCATCGTCAATATATTCTCTTTCGTCAAAG